The following are from one region of the bacterium genome:
- a CDS encoding LD-carboxypeptidase, with product MKALRIHVVAPAGPVDEARLEAGLDFLRGRGIEVVEGRSLRGRWGHLAGRDGERAADLVRALLDPAADAVWAARGGFGGLRLLSHLDCPELAGARRRPPLIGYSDLTSLQNCLVGRLGWPAWHAPMVATELGAPLDPCSEASLDLMLASLRGQGAAIAARQAADGAWNLVEEEELADCPARVVLEAGGVRQVLGLHGTFVWQAGTAEGPLAGGNLSVLTSLFGGSWEPYLGETCLLLEDHGEYPFRLDRHLAQLANQGALRRARALLLGSFIDCAEPDPAKVTFTAEELLRHYAAQVSGPVLAGLPFGHRAPRLSLPMPGRCLVTAVR from the coding sequence ATGAAGGCCCTGCGCATCCACGTGGTGGCTCCCGCCGGCCCGGTGGACGAGGCGCGCCTTGAGGCGGGCTTGGATTTCCTCCGCGGGCGGGGCATCGAGGTGGTGGAGGGTCGGTCCCTGCGTGGGCGTTGGGGTCATCTGGCCGGCCGCGACGGGGAGCGCGCCGCCGATCTGGTCCGGGCCTTGCTGGATCCAGCGGCCGATGCCGTCTGGGCGGCGCGCGGCGGCTTCGGCGGCCTGCGCCTGTTGTCCCACCTCGATTGTCCCGAGCTGGCCGGGGCACGGCGACGCCCGCCTCTCATCGGCTACTCCGACCTGACCAGCCTGCAGAACTGCCTGGTTGGCCGGTTGGGCTGGCCCGCCTGGCACGCCCCCATGGTGGCCACCGAGCTGGGCGCTCCGCTGGACCCATGCAGCGAGGCGTCCCTCGATTTGATGCTGGCCTCCCTGCGCGGACAGGGCGCGGCCATCGCCGCCCGCCAAGCGGCGGACGGCGCCTGGAATCTTGTGGAGGAGGAGGAGTTGGCGGATTGTCCCGCCCGTGTCGTGCTGGAAGCGGGCGGCGTCCGCCAGGTGCTGGGCCTGCATGGGACTTTCGTGTGGCAGGCGGGCACGGCGGAGGGGCCACTGGCCGGAGGCAACCTCAGCGTGCTGACCAGCCTCTTCGGCGGAAGTTGGGAGCCCTATCTGGGCGAGACCTGCCTCTTGCTCGAGGACCACGGCGAGTATCCCTTCCGCCTGGACCGGCACCTGGCCCAGTTGGCCAACCAGGGGGCCTTGCGCCGCGCCCGCGCCCTGCTGCTGGGTTCCTTCATCGATTGCGCGGAACCCGACCCCGCCAAGGTCACCTTCACGGCGGAGGAGCTGTTGCGCCACTACGCCGCCCAGGTGTCGGGTCCCGTCCTCGCCGGCCTCCCCTTCGGCCACCGCGCCCCGCGCCTTTCCCTCCCCATGCCGGGGCGCTGCCTTGTCACCGCCGTCCGCTGA
- the ftsY gene encoding signal recognition particle-docking protein FtsY, which translates to MNLLRRLSQAVSRTREEIGGRLRELLGTGRRVDGEMLADLEEILLGADLGPDTAERVVAGLRERIRTDADTPLDQLIEQELLALLKPAEGADDAGGNARPRVVLVVGVNGSGKTTTTAKLAAQAVGQGRRVLLVAADTFRAAAVEQLEVWAGRAGADLIKAAPGADPAAVAFDGLSAALARGHDLVLVDTAGRLHNKKNLMTELDKIRRVLGRRLPGAPHEVLLVLDGTTGQNALSQARLFTEATGVTGLVLTKLDGTARGGIALAIHQELGIPVRWIGVGEGLADLQPFDPALYARALFEGLGALAEEGR; encoded by the coding sequence GTGAATCTGCTGCGGCGCCTGAGCCAAGCCGTGAGCCGCACCCGCGAGGAGATCGGCGGCCGCCTGCGCGAGCTGCTGGGAACGGGCCGGCGGGTGGACGGGGAGATGCTGGCCGATCTGGAGGAGATCCTGCTGGGCGCCGACCTGGGGCCGGACACGGCCGAGCGCGTGGTGGCCGGACTGCGCGAGCGCATCCGCACCGACGCGGACACGCCGCTGGACCAGCTGATTGAGCAGGAGCTGCTGGCCCTGCTCAAGCCGGCGGAAGGGGCCGACGACGCGGGGGGGAACGCGCGGCCGCGGGTTGTCCTGGTGGTCGGCGTCAACGGCAGTGGCAAGACGACGACCACGGCCAAGCTGGCCGCCCAGGCCGTCGGGCAGGGCCGCCGCGTGCTGCTGGTGGCGGCCGACACCTTCCGGGCCGCCGCCGTGGAGCAGCTTGAGGTGTGGGCGGGCCGGGCCGGGGCGGATTTGATCAAGGCGGCGCCGGGGGCCGATCCCGCCGCTGTGGCCTTCGACGGCCTCAGCGCGGCGCTGGCCCGCGGCCACGACCTGGTCCTGGTGGACACGGCGGGCCGCCTGCATAACAAGAAGAACCTGATGACCGAACTGGACAAGATCCGCCGCGTGCTGGGGCGCCGCCTGCCGGGCGCGCCCCACGAGGTCCTCCTCGTGCTGGACGGCACCACCGGCCAGAACGCCCTGAGCCAGGCCCGCCTCTTCACCGAGGCCACCGGCGTGACGGGTTTGGTCCTCACCAAGCTGGACGGCACGGCGCGCGGGGGCATCGCCCTGGCCATCCACCAGGAGCTGGGCATTCCCGTGCGCTGGATCGGCGTGGGGGAGGGCCTGGCCGACCTGCAGCCCTTCGACCCGGCCCTCTATGCCCGCGCCCTGTTCGAGGGGCTGGGCGCGCTGGCGGAGGAGGGCCGATGA
- the xseA gene encoding exodeoxyribonuclease VII large subunit produces MSPLPPNPDGAGQVWSLSRLAREFTVRLEEEWPALWVRGEISGLKLHASSGHRYFTLKDAQAQFSAVMWRSRAEGAVVAPSDGLQVEALVRLVFYAPRGQLQLDVQRLRAAGRGDLMQAFLDLRERLAREGLFDTGRKRPLPPFPRRIGLLTAEGGAALQDLLKVLRRRQPGLRCFLLPVPVQGPACGPVLARGLVRLSSWPDLRLDLIIVGRGGGSFEDLFGFNDEGLVRAIAACPVPVISAVGHEIDTTLSDLAADLRAPTPSAAAEMAVPDAGELERRLESLAGRLRAACAGRLRNQALRLAALHTHRALAEPQRRLLQARQRVDELGERLPGALARLQAEAAGRLLGWPRRLATLAGRAIRQAEGDLEQRRRDLAREMQRGLEVRRGRLDGLAARLERLEAGRLKAWALRLGFALVWDEQGRLVRGLTGRKAGDILLLEFHDGHAVAELRQIGEESP; encoded by the coding sequence GTGAGTCCGCTTCCGCCCAACCCCGACGGCGCCGGACAGGTCTGGAGCCTTTCCCGCCTCGCCCGTGAATTCACCGTCCGCCTCGAGGAGGAGTGGCCCGCCCTCTGGGTGCGGGGCGAGATCAGCGGCCTCAAGCTCCATGCCTCGTCGGGCCACCGCTATTTCACGCTGAAGGACGCCCAGGCCCAATTCTCCGCCGTCATGTGGCGGTCGCGGGCGGAGGGAGCGGTCGTGGCGCCGAGCGACGGCCTGCAGGTGGAGGCCCTTGTCCGATTGGTCTTCTACGCGCCGCGCGGCCAGCTCCAGCTGGATGTGCAGCGCCTGCGGGCGGCGGGTCGCGGCGATCTCATGCAGGCCTTCCTTGACCTGCGCGAGCGGCTGGCCCGCGAAGGCCTGTTCGACACGGGGCGCAAGCGTCCCCTCCCGCCCTTTCCGCGCCGCATCGGCTTGCTCACGGCCGAAGGCGGCGCGGCCCTGCAGGACCTGCTCAAGGTGCTGCGACGCCGCCAGCCGGGGCTGCGCTGCTTCCTGCTCCCCGTTCCGGTGCAGGGGCCGGCCTGCGGTCCGGTCCTGGCCCGCGGCCTGGTGCGCCTGTCGTCCTGGCCGGACCTGCGCCTTGACCTCATCATCGTGGGTCGGGGGGGCGGTTCCTTCGAGGACCTCTTCGGCTTCAACGACGAGGGACTGGTGCGCGCCATCGCCGCTTGTCCGGTGCCGGTCATCTCGGCGGTCGGCCATGAAATTGACACGACGCTGAGCGATCTTGCCGCCGACCTGCGCGCCCCCACCCCCTCGGCCGCGGCGGAGATGGCCGTGCCGGATGCCGGCGAATTGGAGCGGCGGCTGGAATCCCTGGCCGGCCGCCTGCGGGCCGCCTGCGCCGGCCGCTTGCGCAACCAAGCGCTGCGCCTCGCGGCGCTGCACACCCATCGCGCCCTGGCCGAGCCCCAGCGCCGCCTTCTGCAGGCGCGGCAGCGGGTGGATGAGCTGGGCGAGCGCCTGCCGGGCGCCCTGGCCCGCCTCCAGGCGGAGGCGGCGGGCCGCTTGCTGGGTTGGCCGCGCCGGCTGGCGACCCTGGCCGGACGTGCCATCCGCCAGGCGGAGGGAGATCTCGAGCAGAGGCGCCGGGACCTTGCGCGCGAGATGCAGCGCGGTCTGGAGGTTCGCCGTGGGCGGCTGGACGGGCTGGCCGCACGCCTGGAGCGGCTTGAGGCCGGTCGGCTGAAAGCCTGGGCCTTGCGCCTGGGCTTCGCGCTGGTCTGGGATGAGCAGGGCCGCCTCGTGCGGGGCCTGACCGGTCGAAAAGCGGGGGATATCCTGCTCCTGGAGTTTCATGACGGCCACGCCGTGGCCGAGCTTCGTCAGATCGGGGAGGAGAGCCCATGA
- a CDS encoding NAD(+)/NADH kinase, with the protein MPEGLGGGWRPPAGAVVGIRGTARPEGLRQIWPGLREGLAAGGLRYQAARELVQRARLRDQDLAGCLEVRPESELDEGADLMLSVGGDGSLLAAVAELRRDLPVLGLHLGTRGYLTATTPEELAGCLGELVAGQLHEERRMMLRALVAGEDGAASLVADALNDVVISSGLPGRVVRLMTRIDDEVLFLVTGDGLIHATPTGSTAYNLGGGGPILDPMMEAIVLTPVMPHSVSVRPIVVAPGSRIETVVRSRHGRMLLSADGRLNRPLAEGSVVRVERSPRVARLLKRARPGFIGVLRGKLKWNVEE; encoded by the coding sequence ATGCCTGAGGGTCTGGGCGGCGGCTGGCGCCCCCCGGCGGGCGCCGTGGTGGGCATCCGCGGCACAGCCCGGCCGGAGGGCCTGCGTCAGATCTGGCCCGGGCTGCGGGAGGGCCTGGCCGCCGGCGGCTTGCGCTATCAGGCGGCCCGCGAGCTGGTCCAGCGCGCCCGGCTGCGCGACCAGGATCTGGCGGGTTGCCTGGAGGTCCGTCCGGAATCGGAGCTGGACGAGGGAGCCGACCTCATGCTCAGCGTGGGGGGGGACGGCTCCCTCCTGGCCGCCGTGGCCGAGCTGCGACGCGACCTGCCCGTGCTGGGACTGCACCTGGGCACCCGCGGCTACCTGACCGCCACCACCCCGGAGGAGCTGGCCGGCTGCCTGGGCGAGCTGGTCGCCGGGCAACTGCACGAGGAGCGGCGCATGATGCTGCGCGCCCTCGTGGCCGGCGAGGATGGCGCGGCCAGCCTGGTCGCCGACGCTCTCAACGACGTGGTGATCAGCAGCGGGCTGCCCGGGCGGGTGGTCCGCCTGATGACCCGCATCGACGACGAGGTGCTCTTCCTGGTGACGGGCGACGGCCTCATCCATGCGACGCCGACCGGCTCCACGGCCTACAACCTGGGCGGGGGCGGTCCCATCCTCGATCCGATGATGGAGGCGATCGTGCTGACCCCCGTCATGCCACACAGCGTCAGTGTGAGGCCCATCGTCGTGGCGCCGGGCTCGCGCATCGAAACGGTGGTGCGCTCGCGGCACGGGCGCATGCTGCTGTCCGCCGACGGCCGGCTCAACCGGCCCCTGGCCGAGGGATCCGTCGTCCGGGTGGAGCGCTCGCCCCGCGTCGCCCGGCTGCTCAAGCGGGCGCGGCCGGGCTTCATCGGCGTGCTGCGGGGCAAACTGAAATGGAACGTGGAGGAGTGA
- a CDS encoding ATP-binding protein produces MKGRARSLVRDLFLAMMLVSLVGLVLITWQGFRLTGEVLREQAALHPTWSRSAASEATVPTVVEGLQRIQTSLLATAAGALLLATLIAAWLGLLLRRELAELRHGADRIAAGHLDHRLPADRHHAELAVLADSVNRLAQTLSRQIRTLDRQRLEQATLLAGMREGVLALDAGGRVRSCNPAARRLLDLGEHPVGALLADLLPGREVLLAIILRGWEEGESEGELPPDGSGRELRVWTLPLRGAGRNELLLAVISDMSAANAAERLRREFVANVSHELKTPVTSIRGYVETLLDGAAADEATADRFLRVIERQAGRLEAIVDDLLALSRIERQTGAGLPPRELVDLRTLLGQLLEEHEPLARAAEIRLCLEVAAEVPPALPVVRPLLERALGNLLSNAVRYGRPRTDVTMRARLADGERGRGLLLEVQDEGRGIAAQHLPRIFERFYVVDKARSREVGGTGLGLSIVKHAVQAQGGEVGVESVVEAGSRFWIRLPLDPPAAKSADWTPSKSMA; encoded by the coding sequence ATGAAGGGCCGCGCCCGCTCCCTGGTGCGCGACCTCTTCCTGGCCATGATGCTGGTCAGTCTGGTCGGACTGGTCCTCATCACCTGGCAGGGGTTCCGCCTGACGGGCGAGGTCCTGCGCGAGCAGGCCGCCCTGCACCCCACCTGGTCGCGCTCCGCCGCTTCCGAGGCCACCGTCCCCACCGTGGTGGAGGGACTGCAACGCATCCAGACCAGCCTGCTGGCGACGGCGGCGGGCGCCCTCCTCCTCGCCACCCTCATCGCCGCCTGGCTGGGGCTGCTGCTGCGCCGCGAGCTGGCCGAGCTGCGCCACGGCGCCGACCGCATCGCCGCCGGCCACCTGGACCACCGGCTGCCGGCCGACCGGCACCATGCCGAGCTGGCCGTCCTGGCTGACTCGGTCAACCGCCTGGCCCAGACCCTGTCGCGCCAGATCCGCACGCTGGACCGCCAACGCCTGGAACAGGCCACCCTGCTGGCCGGCATGAGGGAGGGCGTGCTCGCCCTGGATGCCGGCGGCCGGGTGCGCAGCTGCAACCCGGCCGCCCGCCGCCTGCTGGACTTGGGCGAGCATCCGGTGGGCGCGCTCCTGGCCGACCTCTTGCCCGGGCGCGAGGTACTGCTGGCGATCATCCTCCGGGGCTGGGAAGAGGGTGAGAGCGAGGGAGAGTTGCCGCCCGACGGCAGCGGCCGCGAACTACGCGTCTGGACCCTGCCCCTGCGCGGCGCCGGGCGGAACGAGTTGCTGCTCGCCGTGATCAGCGACATGAGCGCGGCCAACGCGGCGGAGCGGCTGCGCCGCGAGTTCGTCGCCAACGTCTCCCACGAGCTGAAGACGCCGGTCACCTCCATTCGCGGCTATGTGGAGACCCTGCTGGACGGCGCTGCGGCCGATGAGGCCACGGCGGATCGTTTCCTGCGCGTCATCGAGCGCCAGGCCGGCCGCCTGGAAGCGATCGTCGACGATCTGCTCGCCCTCTCCCGCATCGAGCGGCAGACCGGCGCCGGACTGCCCCCGCGGGAGCTGGTCGATCTGCGCACCTTGCTGGGGCAGCTGCTGGAGGAGCACGAGCCGCTGGCCCGGGCGGCGGAGATCCGGCTCTGCCTGGAGGTGGCGGCGGAGGTGCCGCCGGCTCTGCCCGTGGTGCGGCCCCTGCTCGAGCGCGCCCTGGGCAACCTGCTGAGCAACGCCGTGCGCTATGGCCGTCCACGCACGGACGTGACGATGCGGGCGCGGCTCGCGGACGGGGAGCGGGGCCGTGGCCTGCTGCTGGAGGTGCAGGACGAGGGACGGGGCATCGCGGCGCAGCACCTGCCCCGCATTTTCGAGCGATTCTACGTCGTGGACAAGGCCCGCTCACGGGAAGTGGGCGGCACGGGTCTGGGCCTCAGCATCGTCAAGCACGCCGTCCAGGCCCAGGGGGGCGAAGTGGGGGTGGAAAGCGTGGTGGAGGCGGGCAGCCGCTTCTGGATCCGCTTGCCCCTGGACCCGCCTGCGGCCAAGTCGGCCGACTGGACGCCCAGCAAGTCCATGGCCTGA
- the rimO gene encoding 30S ribosomal protein S12 methylthiotransferase RimO: MKALAVYVHTVGCAKNLVDSEILLGQMGDAVRLVEEGAAADLIIVNTCGFIDAAKSESIDAVMEAVRLKEERPGRRVAVMGCLSERYRDEIRAEIPELDGVYGVGEFGALLREAGLRPVQPGAGGDDLALFTRRVLLSPAHSAYLRISDGCDQRCTYCSIPLMRGRMRSRPLDEVRREAEHLARRGVQELNVIGQEISSYGRDLGGPDIVQLLRAIDDCGVPWIRLFYSHPPLVDETFADAMAGCRQVLPYLDFPVEHVSGHVLRRMARRGDAETIAAQIAMLRSRVPGLVLRSSLITGFPGEREEDFAELLAFLREHPFERLGVFLWSPEEGTPAVRHGDQVPREVAEARRDLIMEEQMARSLAANQVLVGSHDRVLVDEVDTVAGTSLARGYRDALDIDNSVEVAGRHQPGTFLAVEYTDALEYDLFARPLPETACA; encoded by the coding sequence ATGAAGGCGCTCGCCGTCTATGTGCACACCGTCGGCTGCGCCAAGAACCTGGTGGACTCGGAGATCCTCCTGGGCCAGATGGGGGACGCGGTGCGGTTGGTGGAGGAAGGGGCGGCGGCCGACCTCATCATCGTCAACACCTGTGGTTTCATCGACGCGGCCAAGAGCGAGAGCATCGACGCCGTGATGGAGGCCGTCCGCCTCAAGGAGGAGCGGCCGGGGCGCCGCGTGGCGGTGATGGGCTGCCTGAGCGAGCGCTACCGGGACGAGATCCGCGCCGAGATCCCGGAGCTGGACGGCGTCTACGGCGTGGGCGAGTTCGGCGCCCTGCTGCGCGAGGCCGGCCTGCGGCCGGTCCAGCCCGGCGCGGGCGGCGACGACCTGGCCCTCTTCACGCGCCGCGTGCTGCTCAGTCCCGCCCACAGCGCCTACCTGCGCATCTCCGACGGCTGCGACCAGCGTTGCACCTATTGCAGCATCCCCCTCATGCGGGGCCGCATGCGCTCCCGGCCCCTGGACGAGGTGCGGCGCGAGGCCGAGCACCTGGCCCGCCGCGGGGTCCAGGAATTGAACGTGATCGGGCAGGAGATCTCCAGCTACGGCCGCGACCTGGGCGGGCCGGACATCGTCCAGCTGCTGAGAGCGATCGACGACTGCGGCGTCCCCTGGATCCGCCTCTTCTACTCGCATCCGCCCCTGGTGGACGAGACCTTCGCCGACGCCATGGCCGGCTGCCGGCAGGTCCTGCCCTACCTGGATTTCCCGGTCGAGCATGTCAGCGGCCACGTGCTGCGGCGGATGGCCCGCCGCGGCGACGCGGAGACGATCGCGGCCCAGATCGCCATGCTGCGCTCCCGCGTGCCGGGCCTGGTCCTGCGCAGCTCCCTCATCACGGGTTTCCCGGGCGAGCGCGAGGAGGATTTCGCCGAACTGCTCGCCTTCCTGCGCGAGCATCCCTTCGAGCGGCTGGGCGTCTTCCTCTGGAGCCCCGAGGAGGGGACGCCGGCCGTCCGCCATGGGGACCAGGTCCCCCGCGAAGTGGCCGAGGCGCGCCGCGACCTCATCATGGAGGAGCAGATGGCGCGCTCGCTGGCGGCCAACCAGGTCCTGGTGGGAAGCCATGACCGCGTCCTGGTGGATGAGGTGGACACGGTGGCGGGCACCAGCCTGGCGCGCGGCTATCGGGACGCCCTGGACATCGACAACAGCGTGGAGGTGGCCGGTCGACACCAGCCCGGGACCTTTCTCGCGGTGGAGTACACCGACGCCCTGGAGTACGACCTCTTCGCCCGCCCGCTGCCGGAGACCGCCTGCGCATGA
- a CDS encoding GWxTD domain-containing protein, translating into MFRLICLLLLAGAVQARPDIFANREWEPNFRVLRSTFLEQVDGAAGPAERQVFTCLLELKDLQLRRCDTPGALPAAPDDTLRSQAGGCYRAEYEISLEVFSGKGRRRVSRASRYHHEEFTLESSRLEGVEPRRWRHFQLDLPPGRYTWWVEFQDLNSRRHLRREGEFQVRDLSGETAAISGLWLLAEADSLDPDPLAARPFVEEKGGAHPPELVVYYEVWSRKERELELSSLILDRRDRERHRRTLARVYPAGVTHNLLRVPLHELGSGDYQLELRLTEPAADKSPRKDRGRRKRPANLSWQGDESLPQGDPHRRSARFTVRWRGEPVNPSDLDRAVEQLRYVLPVRRFKELQEAPMGRKKALFDEFWVSVDPTPETDSNELMAEYYRRAEFADRRFSWSRFAGWRSDRGRIYMIHGDPDQVERYEGDLDYPAWERWTYEASGREFIFMDRQGFGDYQLVINPGD; encoded by the coding sequence ATGTTCCGTCTGATCTGCCTCCTGTTGCTGGCTGGCGCCGTCCAGGCCCGGCCGGACATCTTCGCCAACCGCGAGTGGGAGCCGAACTTCCGCGTGCTGCGCAGCACGTTCCTGGAGCAGGTGGATGGCGCCGCCGGACCCGCCGAGCGCCAGGTCTTCACCTGCCTGCTGGAACTGAAGGACCTGCAGCTGAGGCGCTGCGACACGCCCGGCGCCTTGCCGGCCGCGCCGGACGACACGCTTCGAAGCCAGGCGGGCGGTTGCTACCGGGCGGAGTACGAGATCAGCCTGGAGGTCTTCTCGGGCAAGGGCCGGCGGCGGGTCAGCCGGGCCTCGCGCTACCACCACGAGGAATTCACCCTGGAGAGCAGCCGGCTGGAAGGGGTGGAACCCCGCCGCTGGCGCCATTTCCAGCTTGACCTACCCCCCGGCCGCTACACATGGTGGGTGGAGTTCCAGGATCTCAACTCCCGCCGCCACCTGCGGCGGGAGGGGGAGTTCCAGGTGCGCGACCTGTCCGGCGAGACGGCCGCCATCAGCGGGCTGTGGCTGCTGGCCGAAGCGGACAGCCTCGACCCCGATCCCCTCGCCGCGCGGCCCTTCGTCGAGGAGAAGGGCGGCGCCCACCCGCCCGAGCTGGTCGTCTATTATGAGGTGTGGAGCCGGAAGGAGCGGGAGCTGGAACTCAGCTCGCTCATCCTGGACCGTCGCGACCGGGAGCGCCACCGCCGCACCCTGGCGCGCGTCTACCCTGCCGGAGTGACCCACAACCTGCTGCGCGTGCCGCTGCACGAGCTGGGCAGCGGAGACTATCAGCTTGAACTGAGGCTGACCGAGCCCGCGGCAGACAAGAGCCCGCGCAAGGATCGCGGCAGGCGCAAGCGCCCGGCCAACCTGTCCTGGCAGGGCGACGAGAGTCTGCCGCAGGGCGACCCGCACCGCCGCAGCGCCCGGTTCACCGTGCGGTGGCGGGGGGAGCCGGTCAATCCCTCGGACCTGGACCGGGCGGTGGAACAGCTGCGCTACGTCCTGCCCGTCCGCCGCTTCAAGGAACTGCAGGAGGCGCCCATGGGGCGCAAGAAGGCTCTCTTCGACGAGTTCTGGGTCTCGGTCGACCCCACCCCGGAGACGGACAGCAACGAGTTGATGGCCGAGTACTACCGGCGTGCCGAGTTCGCCGACCGCCGTTTCTCCTGGTCGCGCTTCGCGGGTTGGCGCAGCGACCGCGGGCGCATCTACATGATCCACGGCGATCCGGACCAAGTGGAGCGCTATGAGGGGGATCTGGACTATCCCGCCTGGGAGCGTTGGACCTACGAGGCGAGCGGCCGCGAGTTCATCTTCATGGATCGCCAGGGCTTCGGAGACTATCAGCTGGTCATCAACCCGGGGGATTGA
- the xseB gene encoding exodeoxyribonuclease VII small subunit produces MNEVPASFEEAMERLEALVQRLEEGEIGLEESLTAYREGMDLHRFCQERLRRVEEELLTVLREEEATGAGDGETDLLRSGDDA; encoded by the coding sequence ATGAACGAGGTGCCTGCCAGCTTCGAAGAGGCCATGGAGCGCCTCGAGGCGCTGGTGCAGCGGCTGGAGGAGGGTGAGATCGGGCTGGAGGAAAGCCTGACGGCCTACCGCGAGGGGATGGACCTGCATCGCTTCTGCCAGGAGAGGCTGCGGCGCGTGGAGGAGGAGCTGCTGACCGTCCTGCGCGAGGAGGAGGCCACGGGCGCCGGGGACGGCGAGACGGACCTGCTCCGGTCCGGCGACGATGCCTGA